GCGGTTGCATGTTGATGAGCAAAGTTCtgataaacaaacaaaataaaaacagactTTGAAATAAGATGAGATCAATGATTTGAATATCATTTAGATTATTTGTTGACTGTATTAGTTCAAAGCAGTtcatttgttaaagagcaagtcacccccaaatcaacttttttttctgttaaACTATATACATGCGTGTCTAAATGTGCTGCAGACACCTGTAGTAAACagttttggcactttagtgcattttagttaaaattttaattttctgcttaaaactgtcagtgttgtgccgttgtcaggtaaaaactctgcactgcatttgaatttaaatctgccatcgctattggctaagaggtaccctagaacgttagctggtaccatatgatgtcacaatgttgttgtgagactgtgtgtgtgtgtgtgtgtgtgtttgttagcggctccgccctctcggtttgccaggcaacggcatttgatgcatttttcaaacaggaagtgggagttgagtaatactctggtagagggtgacttgctctttaacagtgTTTTCCCCTAAATGTGTTCATATTTATGCCAACAGTGTTGCCAGGAGTAACAAGAAACAACTTGTGGACAAATCCCATTTTAACCAcaacaaacattttattttataacaCCATATTTCAGTCTCACATGGTTTAACTTACATCGGTCTGAGAAAAATCAGGCTGCATTCTGATTAATATAAAACTTGCCACCTGGTCCACTGATCTTTCACTTTAAATAGTTTTACTCTAAATAATTAGTTTTCTCAGATGTGTACTTTTTCACCAGAGTACATCAGTAATCCGGAGTAATCCTGATCAGACTGCTAAGAGGACTATTTGTTCTCGTTGCATTCACACCTGGACTCCGAACCGTCCCTTTGTGGTCCCAACTCCAAACTGCATGCAACAGTGTGAACAAGACCATGCGTTTCATTTGGACAGCTGCTTCCCCATCTCCTCTCTGTAACATCACCTTTGTTCCCATCAGGAGGAAACTGATCTTCTCATGAATAAAGTGAATAACAACTTTAAGTGATTCAAAACCACGGAGCCACAGAATAACTGGATGCAGTCCTCAGGTCTTCTCTCCGTGAGGGAGTGACTGTTCTCTCTGAAAGAGCAGGGTCACACCTTTCCTGAAGCGGCTGTCCCTGACGCTGTAGATAATCACATTACAGCAACTGTTTCCCGTCAGAATCCAGAAGGCGAAAAAGGAAAAGTTACACCAGGTGTATCCCACCACGTTCCCCAGCACGAACACGGCAATGGGAGAGAAGGACGCCGTGAAGGCAAACGTCAGTATGCCAATTGTCTTTGCAGCCTTGATGTCTGAGAAGGAGGGTCTGTAAGAGCATCCTCCCCCGCCTCCCCCTCCATCACTCAGACTCCCCTCTGAGAGCAGCTTGCGTTTCCTGGTGTACCTTCGGATGCTGGTGAAAGACACAATGTTCACTGCTAATGTGCCACCCAGAAGTGTGAAGTCGAATGCTGGGAAAAGCAGCAGGATGTTGGCATCATGTGGAAGCCGGCCTCCAAACAGCAGAGGGGTGTAATTGCACATGCGGCTGCACTCGTTGTACTCTAACGTGAAGTTACTGCTGAAGATGAGCGGAGCCAGAGCCAGCAGGAAGCTGGCCGCCCAGGACAGCAGGATGAGGAACAGCGTTCGTCTCCTTGTCACCAGCGCATCCTTGTGGAGCGGCCACAGGATAGCCACGCTGCGCTCCAATGTCATCAGGAAGATGGTGCTGATGGAGACAAAAGTGCATCCACCAAAGACAGGACCAATCAGCATGCAGGGCTGCCAGGGGCTAGGCAGCTCACCTTGAGAGGTGGAGGAGGCGGCGCTGCCCTGGTACCACACTGGGGGCGAGCTGGTCACCATCAGAGAGATTTCTGTGTAGACAGAGAAGGGAACCACGACGACGCCAACCATCATGTCTGCCATGGCCAGAGAGACTGTCAGAGAGGACGAGGAGGGAAACGTGCATTTTAACACAACTTCACTTCAGTTCACCTTTGTTGTCATTGCACCTTTCACAATAAAATATAATGTAAGTGAATAATAATTAGAAAataatgctaatattataaaggTAATAAAAAtataagatacttttttgtagaatttttcatgttttctttaGTAAAAAGAATTGTTTGAAGATGCTAAAGCGGTTAAAGATGCTAAAGAGGTTGAAGATGCTAAAGAGGTTGAAGATGCTAAAGCAATTAAAGATGCTAAAGCGATTAAAGGTGTTAAAGCAATTAAAGATGCTAAAGCGGTTAAAGATGCTAAAGCAATTAAAGATGCTAAAGCAGTTAGACGTTGAAGATGCTAAAGCAATTAAAGATGCTAAAGCAATTAAAGATGCTAAAGCGATTAAAGGTGTTAAAGCAATTAAAGATGCTAAAGCGATTAAAGATGCTAAAGCAATTAAAGATGCTAAAGCAGTTAGACGTTGAAGATGCTAAAGCAATTAAAGATGCTAAAGCGATTAAAGATGCTAAAGCAATTAAAGATGCTAAAG
This genomic window from Nothobranchius furzeri strain GRZ-AD chromosome 9, NfurGRZ-RIMD1, whole genome shotgun sequence contains:
- the LOC107381609 gene encoding trace amine-associated receptor 13c gives rise to the protein MTANISGTAALPATSAFNLTAAAQADLGQGRSLPPLCTLCCCGVINRTLAVAFMVSLAFAIVVGNVVTLTVFVQTRQSRTPQGYLKVSLAMADMMVGVVVVPFSVYTEISLMVTSSPPVWYQGSAASSTSQGELPSPWQPCMLIGPVFGGCTFVSISTIFLMTLERSVAILWPLHKDALVTRRRTLFLILLSWAASFLLALAPLIFSSNFTLEYNECSRMCNYTPLLFGGRLPHDANILLLFPAFDFTLLGGTLAVNIVSFTSIRRYTRKRKLLSEGSLSDGGGGGGGCSYRPSFSDIKAAKTIGILTFAFTASFSPIAVFVLGNVVGYTWCNFSFFAFWILTGNSCCNVIIYSVRDSRFRKGVTLLFQREQSLPHGEKT